The stretch of DNA TGACGTACAGTGGTGTCGGCTTGTAATAGTGAAGAGCAAAGACGAGGGCCAGCGAAGAGAGAGTTTTCTCGCCTCCAGATAGATTGGAAATATTCTTCCACGTCTTTTTCGGTGGTCTCACGCTAAAAACGATGCCCTCGCTGAATGGATCAAGCGAATCGACTAATTCCAGCTCAGCATCACCTCCCAGCGTAATCATTTGATAGAGCTCTTTCAAtttggtggtgatgatggcgAATCCAGTCATAAACTCGCTCAGTCTGGCTTTGCGCAGACCGTCGACATGTTTTCGCTGTTCGTCGTGCTGTTGAGTGACCTCGTCCAGTTCGGCAACTCGTGCTAAgtagatttcttctttctttctgtaaTCCGCAATAGCCTAAAATAAACGTTTGAAACCTTTATCGTTTCggaatgaatgaaaacaaataaacggatTCTTACCTGCAAATTCGGAGACATTTTGCCTAACTCTGCCTTCGTTTTGGTTATCTGATTCTGAAACGTATCCACTCGGATTCCATCTAACTCTTCCTCTGCGATTTGCTTGATTTCTGGCGCCGGATTCCCATCTACTGCGTTTAGTTTGATTTTGCTCATTTCTCTCTTCCAGTGCTCAACTTCGGCTCGATGAGATGTGATCGCTTCGTCaaacttttcaattttctgatCGTAGTCGATCTTTTCAGCTCGAACTTTGTTCTCCTccctaaacaagaaaatttggaTTAACTCAAAGTTTTGTTGGCGATAACTAATGAGGGTTGACAAACTTGAGAGCTGCATCAAGTTCGGATTTGAGGTTAACCAGTTGGgtcttcatctctttttcgGTTGCCTCTAGTGTTTGTTGAGAAGATTTGTGATTCACGGCCTCCTCTTCGATCTCCTTACGGCGTTCTTGCAACTTCCGTAAATCGTCCTCAGCATCTTTCACCTCCTGTTCCAGAGTGGCGATTTTGTCTTCCGACTTTTTGGCATTGCGCTCCGAAGTTTTGATTGCCACAcgaagttttgttttttccgaGCTTACCTATggtgaatcaaacaaaaatcgaatttGTTAGCCATACTGTAGCTGATTTAACACGAATTAATGTTGTGTACTCACTTTGGATATCTGGGAAGTGAAAGCATCTAATTTTTCCCTTGCTTTACTCATTTTACCCTCTGTCAATTCCATGGTTTGACTGTGGACTTTTTGAACTTTGGACTGTATTTTGGATGCTGTTTCCGTAGCGGCATCGTATCCTTTACGTTTTTCGGCGATGGACATCTCCATTGTCCTAACCTGCTTCTTATCCGCCATCGAATCAGCCACTTTCTTCTCTTGGATGTTAATCTGCTCCTTTAGAGTCTTTTGTTGTTCCTCGGAAGCCTaaatcaatcgaaaaaatatCTATTGCAATAATCCGGCCTTCACAATCCACACGTGTAGCTCTGTCTTACCctaatttccattttccactTCTGAAGGTTGGTCGTTCCATCCCgggttaattttttaagttcaatCAACTCATCTTCAAGGGTCTGTTTCTTCTGACGCAGTTGGCTGCACTGTTCGGTAAGTTGCTGcatcttttcttccatcaagACAATATCTTTGGCAGAGGTCTCGTTGCCCGAAGTGTCTGTAGTGACATTCCGGCCCATTCTTCCGCGCTGACATCCATTACCTCCTCCACTCATGGTTCCAGATGGCTCAATCAACTCACCTAGACGacggagaaaacaaatttttgatcATTAAGCGACGAAGAACAAAAGCACCGAGATAGGGACCGACCTTTCAACGTGACAATGCGGTGTCGGGTACGAGAACCATAGCCGATGCGAGTGGCCTGTTCCAGATGTTCTGCAACCAGCGTGTTTCTCAGACCGCTATAAAAGGCAGGTTTGACTCGCTCGTCTTTGACGCGGATCAGGTCGTAAAGTCGTGGGACGCTCTCGGGAGCGTCAAACGGTTGCCGGGCGACGTCGATCAAGTGATGCTGCAGGAATAGTGCACGGCAAAATTAAATTGACAGCAATTCcccgcaaaataaaaatcaatcacCAACCATTTTCTCCAGTGCGATAAAAGAAGCTCTGCCCAAGTTGCCGTTTTTCAGGTACGCGATGCATTTTTGGGCGGTATCAACGGTATCGACGACGATGTTATCTAAAGGGCCACACGCTGTCGAGACGGCCCCGTCGAACTTCTCATCAATAGCGCCGAGATCACCCAGGCGTCCATATATGCCGGGTAACGTTCCTTTTCGTTTCTGCTCCATTAAACCGTCAAGGATGCGTCCTCGGCTAGTGTTGGCAGAAAAAGTCGATCGGCTTTGCTCCAGTCGGATGCGTATATTCCTGAGTTCTTCGCTTTTCGTTTTATCCTCGTTAGTGACCTTTGATAGAAACGAGAACAAGttactaaaaataaacagaaataagaaggaaatataggaaagaaaaaacaaaaccttttGCAATTCAGTCTGTTTTTCCGAAAGGGACTTTGCCCACTTGGGATTATTGGATTCAAGTTCTTGAAGATTACGATGACGTTCCGTGTAATTTTGCGATGCTTTTTCAAGTTGCTCCTTCATAGAGTCGAggacgtttttttctttcttttctgtgctGAGGTAAATATCCAACTCGGACTGGGCAACGTCCATCTGAGCTTGCGTTTCATTTACAGCTTTCtacataattttaaaagtttaattAAGGGGAATTGGCATCGATTAATTGATAGTTTCGTTACCTTGAGTTGAACCAGTTCCAGTTCATGCTGTTGCTTCTCGTCTTGAAGTCCCTGCGTTTCCGTTTGCAAATTTGACATAATCTCGTTgaagtgtttttcttctttttccttcttcttctccaaatcCACCAGCACTTTCTCTAATTctgcaatttcttttgtatttttttcgggaaTTTTGCTCAACTCTTCAAACTTGGCCTTCTCGCTCACGATggtttctttggtttttttgcgGCTCGTGTTGATGAGACGGTAGTCTTCAACCATCTTCTCGTCATCTTTGATCAAACTAGCCACTTTTTCCACGGATTTCTCTAGCTTCCGGTTGGCTTCTTCGTACTCTTTGGAGTATTGCTtaaaatcctttttcttttcggattTGAACAAAGTCAGTTCCTCTAGTCTGGTCTTCAAATCGCCCATTTCTTcgttcactttttctttcttttgttcacTGTCGGCGATCACTTTCAAGAATTGATGAGTGTAGAGCTAATTATATAATAAACAGTGTAACGTTTAAATGCAGTAAGATTAACCTATAACTTATTTCTTACTTGCTGGAGATTATATTTTAACTGTGCGAGATCATTTTCCAACTTGATATAAGCCACTGCTTCGTTCTTCGGGCCCTCAAGTtcgtccttttctttctccaccAGCTTAACGCGATTAAGCTTTTCAGTTCTTAGGGTGTTTAGCGTTTCTACTCTTTGACTGAGTTCCTCGGTTGGCTGTTTGTACCTATATCGATGGCCAGCAAATAATGATAACATTTTACCATAATTTGATTATAAACAATCCCTACCTTGAAGTTCCAATGATGTCTTCTAAAAATTCAAGCATGCCACCGTCATGCTCATTGGGGGCTTTTGGTTTCATCATGGCAATCTGCTCTACTTCTCCTTGTAAGATGAGAAATCTGTTTTGATCAAGATCAATACCTTGATTTCTCAAAAGTTTGGCGACATGTTTAAACTGGACTCGTTTTCCATTGATTTGATAAAATGACGAATTATCCTgcatgttaaaaaaagaaatttgttagtATGAAGAAAATATGGTAGATAAAAATGGCATaaatagtattttttattaccttgAAAGCTGATCTAGAGACAACAAATTGTGACCCAGGAACCACATTAAATTCATCGTCATTAATATCTTCAATCATCTGAAAGTGGACAGCTACTGAGCAACTTTGTACATTTGGATGGTTTTCAGAATTATGGATAAGGACTGCTACACTTTTGGATCGAATTTTGTTGGCACGATAACCAAAGACAAACAGCATGGAATCAATGACATTGCTTTTCCCACTGCCATTAGGACCAATGATGGAAGTGAAACTCTTGTGAAATGGACCCAACACTTGTTTCCCAGCATAACTTTTGAAGTAGAAGTTTTCAATGTGGGTGATAACTAATCTTGGGCCACTGGCATCCATTGTAAGAGATGGGGCTGGCGGTGGGGGGATGTAAATATCCCCAAAGTACATTCCACCCTCATTTCGATCTTCAccatcttcatcttcaccatcttcatcaacaacatcagcaTCTGGATCCTTTAGGTCAGAATCAGAATCAGAAACAGGTTCGTGTGTTTTCTTCTGATGCTTATCCACAACATGATTCTCATTACCTTCCAACCTATTTTTTTCAGGTGGCATTGTGTTTAGTTTTAGATAAAATTTTTCTGGAAGATCTGTCAAGAAAAAGTATGGTATAAATCCCTGAGATTCACTTGTCTatgggaaaatttgaataaaagcaTTAACTTAAACTTTTTAAGAGGAACTTTccactaaaaaaattgcaggTTAAAaccagaaagtaaaaaaacaagctAGTCATTTCAGTCTATTGCAACAGTTGCGACAGACGCTTCGCGCCAATATGGCAATATTATGCCGCCAGACGAATCCATGCTTGATCGTTGATCCATGCTCGATAAAGCGTTGTTTTTGTCATCAAGTACAGGTGTACTTCATGGTTTTTGTGTTCGAATTGGTGCCACCTAGCGGTGAAGAGAAGCACCATCTGCTTCGAGTCATTCATCAACTAGTGAGTGGAGCTTTCAAAATCAAAGGCGACTCGGTCGAGTCTATATTTTGAGCCAGAACAGGAAACCGAGGtgttataaataattaatggtCATGGCGTGTTAAAGAGAAACTCGAGCGGGGcgacgaagaaaaaattagaaacGTCAAACGTGTCCACGAAATCCGATCCAATCGAACTGGCATGACACCCCCGTTTTTCCTCGGTTCTGCAAGGTGAGAATCAAATCAATCTCGCGTAATCTCGTTGAGACTGATGAATGGCAACGGGTCGGGACTCTCTGCTGCGCAATGTCGACAGATCTTTTCCAATGCCCGTCGATCCGGAAAAAAGACACAGTACATACaaaatgttttggtttttttctgactTGAGAAACaaccaacttgaaaatgtccTAATTCGGTCAAAACAAAGTCAAGGTCAAAGTCAAGTCAAggtggccctttttttctgctaGAAATTTTTGGCGTCTTACACATTGACGACAGCGGGACATAAAACATTCGTCAATCGCGCTGGTCAGAAATTGTAACGCTGCTTTTCCGCCCAGCAGCCAATAAAATGTGTCTCGTTAGGAAAGAGAAACCAGACTTCATATCAATCGaaaagcttcttctttctattgcAAACTTTTTTCCACATCGTTGGAGCCGGGCAGCAGCTCgtcaatttcattcaattcgGGAGTCATTGGGATTTGCGTTCACgcgggacacacacacaagatcgCAGGAGGCGGTTTGGTTTCTATTCCTTTCCCTGAGATGGGTGGGCGCCGGGGAGGTGGTGCTTCAGCCGGCCGATGCACCGTCGTCGCTGGTTgttgctggctggctggtggCTGGCTGTGTACAGTCACAACGGGAGTGAGAGAGCGTGAGCAGCGGCGTGTGTAGTATATAGCGGGAGATTTCCACCCAGTTGTGCTTCAGTTGGCTGTTCTCTGTTTTTCGTGCTACTCGCATCCACGCTGGCCGGCCCTCCGTTTCGCTATATAAGTTCCCCATCCCCTCCCctacccccctcttttttttgtgttggggGTCCGGGCAGTCGTCCAGTTTGTGccagaacaaataaaatcaccCACGCGAGAGAGTCTCTTCATTCGTATATATAACTGCCGCTTGATATTAGCGTCGGACTACATCACCCAAAGTTCTACTctcgtttaaaacaaaaactaaaatagtTAAAAGTTTCTGCGCTTTGATTTCCTTTAATAGTATCCCGTGCGGAGTGGCCCGTCGTCGCGAGGTGGTGGGTGACATTGTGTGCGTGaactcttttcttgtttcattaTTTCCGCTCCCGATTGttataacattttgtttgttcgcGGCGAGAATTGAGAAAGTCCCAAACAGCTCACTGGAGAAGGGGCGGTGGGCAGGTCCGGCCCCAAAACAAATGGCCAGTTGAGGTGCTGCTGCATTGTCGAGAGGTGAGTGGCGCAtttatttggttgttgttgctgttgtgtaCGTTGCCACTTTTTATCGCTCATTCGGGGCGGAGTATATTTATACACTTTGACGGGCAGTCGGGTGCAAAAGAGATTGGATGACGGGCCAGACGAACTTGCTACTTTCACAAGTATGTACACAGAAGagatgaagggggggggggggtgttgTCATTGTTCGATCGGCGTCAATTCGCTCTTCTGCGATATCTACGTAAGAGAGAAGAACGTCAAAGTCAATAAAGAACATAATGACTTTTTTGGGTTCTTCTTTATGATCGCGGATGATCGCTTCgagtgtgtgtttttattccGTCGCACACACACGCCGGATCCGCTTTTTATTTCACACTCgataacattttcaatttgaaatgactttattttttcttattatcatTTTCCCATTACCGTGTTCTTTTTATTATGACGACGCGGATGGCCGATTTGATGatacagaaaaataagacTCGGGGAGTTTCAGTCACTTCATTATATAATAGTGCAGCAGTAATACTCCAGCTGGGAGAGGCTATAGCTAGACGgccatttcatttgaaaagtttGTTGTCGCTGCTGGAAGTTGAGAGATGGACTGCGTGGTAGAAGAGGCGAAACAGCAGAGCGCCGGATTAGTAGAAGCGAACACGATcttcaaaaaggtaaaagccCAGCGTATTTTGCTGTGTGACGGCCTGCTATATTATAAGAAGAGGAGTGCCTTTTGTAAAGTAGCCCAGggaaaagacgacgacgacgaagacgatgCGATACGATTGACACAAGATGGACAGATCCATCATGGCGAATCCATTCAGCATTGTCAACACGACATGGCGTATCTCGTATGCGAGAACACGATTCCCCCCCGGCTCTCCTTTTTCGAGCGTGGCCCATTTGAGTCAAAGAAACACAAGGATGACTATTGTCCTCCCATTTATTTCCTCAACTCTCGTCTCTCTGTCCACGTATATTTAGCCGTGTTCAGAGATAGATTTTTATAGTATAAAAGGGCGGACTcggcagaagcagcagcacccAAATTGGCTACGACATTGGCCTATACACGCCGCGGTGTTGCTGTTCCtagaaataaaatcgaaatcaTTTGCAGCATTGAATTCGGTGTAATAGTTGATTTGACCTGTCGGCCAACATAGAGTACAGCCATCCATTATACTATACCAGTTGCCCAAAAGTGACTAATCTAAGTCACACACATTTAAAACTCTTTCGCTTCTGGAATTTCCAagtagaaaaatcaaataaaaaagaccaaagagtttaaagaaaaaaaaggaagaaaaaggaaaacgaattTTATTTGGTATAGACTTGCAGAGCTCTAAACTGCACtcgcattttcttctttctagaGTCGGAAACTTTTTTGGCTCGATGCTGCTGAGTGCTGACTGCctgactctcttcttcttttgttttttcttattcttttctccgcTGGTTCCTGCCTTCCTGGTTCAAAGTCTTCCAGCCATCTAGTTTATAACCATAAGAGGCTCATTGCATATCCTATATTCTTTGAAGTTTGCAAGATTATGCCGAACGGACAGCCAGGAACTAGAGAGGGACGCGCGCGAGTGATGTGTCCTTCAACTTCTTACGGCTGattctattttcctttttttatttcttatttctttctctatcaCTGGCGGACTCAAATTGAAGCTATAGTCCAAgtacgttttgtttttgttttcttgcgCGCTTAGATAACGCAAACGAATCGTTTTCACGGTGTTACTTACGCCGAGGACGGACGGCGGCGGTGCACAATGGTCCGGcactataattttttttcctccccgtTTTGGCATGGGCCATCTTCATGTGCTGCCGTTGGCTGGCCACggggaaaatgaaatgtcttgtctctcgaaaaaagaaaaatccaagacAAAAGCTGAGCGCCGGGTTTTATGCGTCGAATTCTCGCTAATAACTTTAAGTTAATCTacgcgatgatgatgacgccaTTTCGTTTCTCGTTATTACATCATCGAGAGACTTCTCTTTTATTCCCTTCGGTTGCcaggtgtttttctttcttttttttaatttccaaaagaaaagaaaaagaaaagagattcaAAACAGTTCATTTGTAAAATTAGACAAGCTGCATGGCCCGTCCGTCTGTCCGTCCTTCTGTGTGTGCTCAACTGTGCCGAGAGAATCCAACAGCAAATTAtgcataacattttttatatgaaaagagaaagaacgaaaagaaaataaagggacACTTTATCTACATTGTCTTCCTTATTTAGTATAGGATGTGCGGGGGATGTTGTTGGCGGAGAAGAAGCGGCCTCGGCCAGCAGTAAGGAGGACACCAATCTAACGGCCAATGAAATGGGCCCCGCCGATGTCCCGCGTCATCCCGTCGTTCCCGTCTAGGAGCTTCTCTTCGCTGTCGTTCcacttgaaaagaaagaaggaaaaaaggaggatcagcagcagcagcagtcattTGGCAATCAACGAccttttgtgatttttattcgatattattattataccggCGCGTAGTGTACAGAGAAAACGACGTTGACACAACCCAGCACACATCAGGCCCGGCCAATGTGAACACCGTCCATTTCCTATAGACGAGAGACTCTCGCACAGCACACAAAATCCTATCCTTTTCATCAGCGGGGGGAATATCTATCCATCTCTATCTATAAATGTCTATTCCTCCTCTCATACATATCGACGCCGTCCTCGAAACGTAAAACGACGccgaatgaaataaaaaaaaagaagaagaagaagaaaaaaaaaaccacacgTTCGTGAAACCTGAGCGCGCACCCATACCGTGCGTGCCTATAACATAACCCGACCGACACTGCTGGATGCTAATGTGATGGCATAGCCTTCTCCCTTCAAAAGTGCATCTAGCGCCATATTATATCCCGGCTGCAGCTTTTTTGATAGttatttcctcctttttctttttcgttttaaatttCCTGCCGTGTGTAGGAAGATCCCGCTTGGCGTGGAGAGTGGGCGGAGTGTTTGACAGTTGATGGACGACACCTTATTCCATTTCTACAAAcggtgggaaaataaaagaagaagaacattagAAACATACATACCTCTTTTAAACCGAATAGAagggtgaaaaaagaaagaaagaaatagcgCAAAAAATCTCTGTTTGGAATTGGAGCCAAAAGTGTCACTAAATAGGATCACCATGGAGACGGCGCTGAGGGATCTgctggagc from Daphnia pulex isolate KAP4 chromosome 4, ASM2113471v1 encodes:
- the LOC124192013 gene encoding structural maintenance of chromosomes protein 4-like isoform X2 is translated as MYFGDIYIPPPPAPSLTMDASGPRLVITHIENFYFKSYAGKQVLGPFHKSFTSIIGPNGSGKSNVIDSMLFVFGYRANKIRSKSVAVLIHNSENHPNVQSCSVAVHFQMIEDINDDEFNVVPGSQFVVSRSAFKDNSSFYQINGKRVQFKHVAKLLRNQGIDLDQNRFLILQGEVEQIAMMKPKAPNEHDGGMLEFLEDIIGTSRYKQPTEELSQRVETLNTLRTEKLNRVKLVEKEKDELEGPKNEAVAYIKLENDLAQLKYNLQQLYTHQFLKVIADSEQKKEKVNEEMGDLKTRLEELTLFKSEKKKDFKQYSKEYEEANRKLEKSVEKVASLIKDDEKMVEDYRLINTSRKKTKETIVSEKAKFEELSKIPEKNTKEIAELEKVLVDLEKKKEKEEKHFNEIMSNLQTETQGLQDEKQQHELELVQLKKAVNETQAQMDVAQSELDIYLSTEKKEKNVLDSMKEQLEKASQNYTERHRNLQELESNNPKWAKSLSEKQTELQKVTNEDKTKSEELRNIRIRLEQSRSTFSANTSRGRILDGLMEQKRKGTLPGIYGRLGDLGAIDEKFDGAVSTACGPLDNIVVDTVDTAQKCIAYLKNGNLGRASFIALEKMHHLIDVARQPFDAPESVPRLYDLIRVKDERVKPAFYSGLRNTLVAEHLEQATRIGYGSRTRHRIVTLKGELIEPSGTMSGGGNGCQRGRMGRNVTTDTSGNETSAKDIVLMEEKMQQLTEQCSQLRQKKQTLEDELIELKKLTRDGTTNLQKWKMEIRASEEQQKTLKEQINIQEKKVADSMADKKQVRTMEMSIAEKRKGYDAATETASKIQSKVQKVHSQTMELTEGKMSKAREKLDAFTSQISKVSSEKTKLRVAIKTSERNAKKSEDKIATLEQEVKDAEDDLRKLQERRKEIEEEAVNHKSSQQTLEATEKEMKTQLVNLKSELDAALKEENKVRAEKIDYDQKIEKFDEAITSHRAEVEHWKREMSKIKLNAVDGNPAPEIKQIAEEELDGIRVDTFQNQITKTKAELGKMSPNLQAIADYRKKEEIYLARVAELDEVTQQHDEQRKHVDGLRKARLSEFMTGFAIITTKLKELYQMITLGGDAELELVDSLDPFSEGIVFSVRPPKKTWKNISNLSGGEKTLSSLALVFALHYYKPTPLYVMDEIDAALDFKNVSIVGNYIKERTRNTQFIIISLRSNMFELADRLVGIYKTHNITKSVAINPNTIEKRCETENTNPASNSNTNVTAVSNVTVVRSLDS
- the LOC124192013 gene encoding structural maintenance of chromosomes protein 4-like isoform X1, with the translated sequence MPPEKNRLEGNENHVVDKHQKKTHEPVSDSDSDLKDPDADVVDEDGEDEDGEDRNEGGMYFGDIYIPPPPAPSLTMDASGPRLVITHIENFYFKSYAGKQVLGPFHKSFTSIIGPNGSGKSNVIDSMLFVFGYRANKIRSKSVAVLIHNSENHPNVQSCSVAVHFQMIEDINDDEFNVVPGSQFVVSRSAFKDNSSFYQINGKRVQFKHVAKLLRNQGIDLDQNRFLILQGEVEQIAMMKPKAPNEHDGGMLEFLEDIIGTSRYKQPTEELSQRVETLNTLRTEKLNRVKLVEKEKDELEGPKNEAVAYIKLENDLAQLKYNLQQLYTHQFLKVIADSEQKKEKVNEEMGDLKTRLEELTLFKSEKKKDFKQYSKEYEEANRKLEKSVEKVASLIKDDEKMVEDYRLINTSRKKTKETIVSEKAKFEELSKIPEKNTKEIAELEKVLVDLEKKKEKEEKHFNEIMSNLQTETQGLQDEKQQHELELVQLKKAVNETQAQMDVAQSELDIYLSTEKKEKNVLDSMKEQLEKASQNYTERHRNLQELESNNPKWAKSLSEKQTELQKVTNEDKTKSEELRNIRIRLEQSRSTFSANTSRGRILDGLMEQKRKGTLPGIYGRLGDLGAIDEKFDGAVSTACGPLDNIVVDTVDTAQKCIAYLKNGNLGRASFIALEKMHHLIDVARQPFDAPESVPRLYDLIRVKDERVKPAFYSGLRNTLVAEHLEQATRIGYGSRTRHRIVTLKGELIEPSGTMSGGGNGCQRGRMGRNVTTDTSGNETSAKDIVLMEEKMQQLTEQCSQLRQKKQTLEDELIELKKLTRDGTTNLQKWKMEIRASEEQQKTLKEQINIQEKKVADSMADKKQVRTMEMSIAEKRKGYDAATETASKIQSKVQKVHSQTMELTEGKMSKAREKLDAFTSQISKVSSEKTKLRVAIKTSERNAKKSEDKIATLEQEVKDAEDDLRKLQERRKEIEEEAVNHKSSQQTLEATEKEMKTQLVNLKSELDAALKEENKVRAEKIDYDQKIEKFDEAITSHRAEVEHWKREMSKIKLNAVDGNPAPEIKQIAEEELDGIRVDTFQNQITKTKAELGKMSPNLQAIADYRKKEEIYLARVAELDEVTQQHDEQRKHVDGLRKARLSEFMTGFAIITTKLKELYQMITLGGDAELELVDSLDPFSEGIVFSVRPPKKTWKNISNLSGGEKTLSSLALVFALHYYKPTPLYVMDEIDAALDFKNVSIVGNYIKERTRNTQFIIISLRSNMFELADRLVGIYKTHNITKSVAINPNTIEKRCETENTNPASNSNTNVTAVSNVTVVRSLDS